The following are encoded in a window of Panicum virgatum strain AP13 chromosome 5N, P.virgatum_v5, whole genome shotgun sequence genomic DNA:
- the LOC120673625 gene encoding putative disease resistance protein RGA3, producing MPITTEIITAPQVFGRETERDQVMEVLGVTATIDRIEEFDQVITQMGMPLTMGSTSAGSSKGKSTPRHQKKRKSTAASTCKAAKRLGNSSSSPKFVETTNLAGNVSVLPIFGIGGIGKTTLAQLIYNDERVRAHFTVRIWVCVSDLFDDERMTKEIVKTISEPNIDLSCDIGDLQVQLKEQLKSQKFLLVLDDIWLISQQQWEYFYAPLRRGLEGSMILVTTRHQNIAHLVATSSYEPVQLKGLPDDIFWEFFKECAFGRKLPESYPRLQEIGRKICFKLRGTPLAAKTLGRLLNSKLFEDHWSYIEGSELWEQPQKDGDILPALRLSYLYLPIELRRCFAFCSMFPKDYSFERHEIVDIWVAQGFIATEGRMRLEDVGGRYLDELKGRCLFQTDPKFLDQDRYVMHDLIHDTAQQASMHECLLMTDLRNEVIHEWCHMSVEVNVSKSLSTLGNILHLNKLRSLRFDTKLKVEMTWFSLLSNILFLSLRDCTLDGLPESICELSSLRYLDISHSHIKELPAKFWCLYSLQVVDARHSRLTTIHQDVTKLTNLRQLALPVKASVSLAKIPGLGNLSSLRNLSYFTVVRKNGVFQELNGMNQLRGTLCIRCNHTVRSNEEAAEARLVDKKYLKELNLYWRINPGISISRPGENEVIEGLCPYERIEHLKVHHFWGNRLPSWLNPKNLQNLRSLQLSDCLYFETLSNPYFASGTQGDSTGQHASSNTHCSNGIAFIAFSRLTCVSLVRCTGLKNLDQFLSPKNLPSLESISLDRCYDLESIPAEKFVGFVHLRDLKIKFCPRLVCSRPSEEIMVLPPSLRRLCIWGCGELDRSFPSCLQNLTSLIVLCLIECDNVESISLDSITCINTLRFLALKWCKELSSIGGSGVPSSVVYNHVFWCPKLSYDTGGSTRARNEEKEIRQWAGIADII from the coding sequence ATGCCTATAACAACTGAAATCATCACCGCTCCTCAAGTGTTTGGCCGTGAAACAGAACGGGATCAAGTGATGGAGGTGCTGGGTGTGACTGCGACCATTGACCGCATCGAAGAATTTGATCAGGTGATCACACAAATGGGCATGCCACTCACTATGGGCAGTACATCTGCAGGTTCATCTAAAGGAAAGAGCACCCCAAGGcatcaaaagaaaagaaagagcacAGCGGCATCTACATGCAAAGCAGCCAAGCGACTCGGTAACAGTAGCAGCAGCCCCAAATTTGTTGAGACTACCAACTTAGCTGGCAATGTTTCTGTCTTGCCGATTTTTGGCATTGGCGGGATTGGGAAGACCACACTAGCTCAGCTCATCTACAATGACGAAAGGGTGAGAGCCCACTTTACTGTGAGGATATGGGTCTGTGTTTCTGACCTCTTTGACGATGAACGAATGACAAAGGAGATCGTCAAGACCATCTCTGAGCCAAACATTGACTTGTCGTGTGATATAGGTGATCTTCAAGTACAACTGAAGGAGCAGTTGAAGAGCCAAAAGTTCCTTTTGGTACTCGATGATATTTGGCTGATTTCCCAACAGCAATGGGAGTATTTTTATGCACCGTTGAGGCGTGGCCTTGAAGGTAGCATGATCTTAGTGACTACAAGACACCAAAACATCGCCCATCTTGTGGCCACCAGCAGTTATGAGCCTGTCCAACTCAAAGGATTGCCTGATGATATATTTTGGGAATTCTTCAAGGAATGTGCATTTGGTAGAAAGCTACCAGAGTCATATCCTCGCTTGCAAGAGATTGGTCGGAAAATTTGCTTTAAGTTGCGCGGTACTCCTTTGGCTGCCAAAACTCTCGGACGCTTGTTGAATAGTAAGCTGTTTGAGGACCATTGGAGCTATATCGAGGGCAGTGAATTATGGGAGCAACCCCAAAAGGATGGCGATATATTACCAGCCCTTAGACTGAGCTACTTGTATCTCCCAATTGAACTTAGGAGATGCTTTGCATTTTGCTCCATGTTTCCAAAAGATTATAGCTTTGAACGACATGAGATCGTTGATATTTGGGTGGCACAAGGCTTTATTGCGACAGAGGGGAGGATGCGTCTTGAAGACGTGGGGGGCAGGTACTTGGATGAATTGAAAGGAAGGTGTCTTttccaaactgatccgaagttcCTTGATCAGGATAGGTATGTAATGCATGACTTGATCCATGATACTGCACAACAAGCTTCTATGCATGAATGCTTATTGATGACAGATTTGCGCAATGAAGTGATACATGAGTGGTGCCATATGTCAGTCGAGGTGAATGTTAGCAAATCCTTGAGCACACTTGGAAACATTCTACATTTGAATAAATTGCGTTCACTTAGGTTTGATACCAAATTGAAGGTTGAGATGACTTGGTTCAGTCTGCTCTCTAACATCCTGTTTTTGAGCCTAAGAGATTGCACACTAGACGGGCTACCTGAAAGCATATGTGAGTTGAGTAGCCTCCGTTATCTTGATATATCCCATAGCCATATAAAAGAATTGCCAGCGAAATTCTGGTGCCTTTACAGCCTACAAGTTGTTGATGCAAGGCATTCACGTCTGACAACAATTCATCAGGATGTAACCAAGCTAACCAACTTGCGTCAACTAGCACTACCCGTGAAAGCTTCCGTGTCCCTAGCAAAGATACCTGGGCTGGGAAATCTGTCTTCCCTTCGGAACTTGAGCTATTTTACAGTTGTAAGAAAGAATGGGGTATTTCAAGAGCTGAATGGCATGAATCAGCTCAGAGGAACGCTATGTATCAGATGTAACCATACTGTGAGGAGCAACGAGGAGGCTGCTGAGGCTAGACTCGTTGACAAGAAATACCTCAAGGAATTGAATCTATACTGGCGAATTAATCCAGGTATTTCGATTTCGAGACCCGGTGAGAATGAAGTGATTGAGGGCTTGTGTCCTTATGAGAGAATTGAACACCTTAAGGTCCATCACTTTTGGGGGAATAGGTTACCAAGTTGGCTTAATCCGAAAAATCTGCAAAATTTAAGAAGCCTGCAGCTTTCAGATTGTTTGTACTTTGAGACTTTGTCAAATCCCTACTTTGCTAGTGGTACACAAGGTGATTCAACGGGTCAGCATGCAAGCAGCAATACCCATTGCAGCAAcggcattgcattcattgcctTTTCACGTCTCACTTGTGTAAGTCTTGTCAGATGCACAGGACTGAAGAATCTCGATCAGTTCTTATCCCCGAAGAACCTTCCATCCCTTGAGTCGATATCGCTTGATAGATGTTACGATCTGGAATCAATACCTGCCGAAAAGTTTGTGGGATTTGTTCACCTCCGGGACCTGAAAATTAAATTTTGTCCAAGGTTGGTGTGCTCACGGCCATCAGAGGAAATAATGGTTTTACCCCCTTCACTCCGACGGCTCTGTATTTGGGGATGTGGTGAGCTCGACAGATCATTTCCATCCTGCCTACAGAATCTCACCTCTCTCATTGTACTGTGCTTGATTGAATGTGACAACGTCGAGTCGATCTCGTTGGACTCGATCACCTGCATAAACACGCTCAGATTCCTGGCTCTCAAATGGTGCAAGGAGTTATCATCAATTGGTGGATCAGGCGTTCCTTCATCCGTAGTCTATAACCACGTATTCTGGTGTCCTAAGCTAAGCTATGACACTGGTGGCTCCACGAGGGCGCGAAACGAAGAGAAGGAAATCAGACAATGGGCCGGGATAGCTGATATTATATGA